A window of Acidimicrobiia bacterium contains these coding sequences:
- a CDS encoding Trm112 family protein, whose amino-acid sequence MPIPEVLLEILACIECGSSLDDRDDRLVCRDCGCAYPVRDGIPIMLTEEIIRPGGSDE is encoded by the coding sequence ATGCCGATCCCCGAGGTACTCCTCGAGATCCTTGCCTGCATCGAGTGCGGGAGCTCGCTCGACGACCGCGATGACCGACTGGTCTGTCGGGACTGCGGATGCGCCTACCCGGTGCGCGACGGGATACCGATCATGCTGACGGAGGAGATCATCCGGCCGGGAGGCTCAGATGAGTGA